From Chryseobacterium sp. H1D6B, a single genomic window includes:
- the folP gene encoding dihydropteroate synthase, whose amino-acid sequence MLSNPQTLKPYHFINCNGRLVDLEIPKIMGILNLTPDSFSDGGKFNNEKTALAHTEKLLKDGAAIIDIGPQSTRPNAKFLSSEEEISRLGSLISQIKKEFPEALISLDTFYSETVKFGFNEGIDIINDISGGQYDHEMFDTAAQTKLPYILMHVNPSYETMHDKIQFEDITLAVNQYFSEKTNELLSKGVNDIILDPGFGFGKTVEDQMKMIDETEFLGFGKFPLLIGISRKSFIYKPLGKSASDINEETQKLHMKVLKQGAEILRVHDAAEAQKTILEYCSKK is encoded by the coding sequence ATGCTCTCAAACCCTCAAACTCTCAAACCCTACCACTTCATCAACTGTAACGGAAGATTAGTAGATCTAGAAATACCTAAAATCATGGGAATTTTAAATCTAACTCCAGATTCTTTTTCAGACGGCGGGAAATTTAATAATGAAAAAACGGCTTTAGCACACACTGAGAAATTATTAAAAGACGGAGCTGCAATTATTGATATTGGCCCCCAATCTACCCGTCCTAATGCGAAATTTTTAAGCAGTGAGGAGGAGATCAGCAGATTGGGAAGTTTAATTTCACAGATCAAAAAAGAATTTCCTGAAGCTTTGATTTCGCTGGATACTTTTTATTCTGAAACCGTAAAATTTGGTTTTAATGAAGGCATTGACATCATTAATGATATTTCAGGAGGGCAGTATGATCATGAAATGTTTGATACCGCAGCTCAAACGAAGCTCCCTTATATTTTAATGCATGTGAATCCTTCTTATGAAACAATGCATGATAAAATTCAATTTGAAGATATTACGCTTGCGGTGAATCAATATTTCTCGGAAAAAACAAATGAACTTCTTTCAAAAGGGGTCAATGATATTATTTTAGATCCCGGTTTTGGTTTTGGCAAAACAGTTGAAGACCAGATGAAGATGATTGATGAAACCGAATTTCTTGGTTTTGGGAAGTTTCCTTTGCTGATTGGTATTTCAAGGAAATCCTTTATTTATAAACCGCTTGGAAAATCTGCATCGGATATTAATGAAGAAACCCAAAAACTTCATATGAAAGTACTGAAACAAGGTGCTGAAATTTTGAGGGTGCATGATGCCGCAGAAGCTCAAAAAACGATCTTAGAATACTGCTCAAAAAAATAA
- the tpiA gene encoding triose-phosphate isomerase, translating to MRRKIVAGNWKMNKNVIDAQQLMIQLLSYKNNNPTNCEIWIAPPSLYLMMAKDIFEKDEIGVFSQDMSEYESGAYTGELSADMLESIDADGSLIGHSERRQYHGETDSHCNRKVKLALDKGLIPVYCNGETLEQRKAGQHLEVVKNQTEVALFTLSAEEIKKVVIAYEPVWAIGTGETASPEQAQEIHAHIRNTIAAKYGQEVADEISILYGGSVKPDNAKEIFSQPDIDGGLIGGAALKLEDFSKIIEGFN from the coding sequence ATGAGAAGAAAGATAGTTGCAGGAAACTGGAAAATGAACAAAAATGTAATTGATGCTCAGCAGTTAATGATTCAATTACTAAGTTATAAAAATAACAATCCTACGAATTGTGAGATCTGGATCGCTCCGCCGTCTTTATATTTAATGATGGCTAAGGATATCTTTGAGAAAGACGAAATAGGTGTTTTCTCTCAAGATATGAGTGAATATGAAAGCGGTGCCTATACAGGAGAACTTTCAGCGGATATGCTGGAATCAATTGATGCAGACGGTTCATTGATCGGACACTCGGAAAGAAGACAATATCATGGAGAAACGGATTCCCACTGCAACAGAAAAGTAAAATTAGCTTTAGATAAAGGATTAATTCCTGTTTACTGTAACGGGGAAACGCTTGAGCAGAGAAAAGCCGGACAGCATTTAGAGGTGGTGAAAAACCAGACTGAAGTTGCTCTTTTTACCCTTTCTGCTGAAGAAATCAAGAAAGTAGTGATCGCTTATGAACCAGTTTGGGCAATCGGTACAGGAGAAACGGCAAGCCCTGAACAGGCTCAGGAAATTCATGCTCATATCAGAAATACAATTGCCGCAAAATACGGACAGGAAGTAGCGGATGAAATTTCTATCCTTTACGGAGGTTCTGTAAAACCAGACAATGCAAAAGAAATCTTCTCACAGCCTGATATTGATGGCGGATTGATCGGAGGAGCGGCATTGAAATTAGAGGATTTTTCTAAGATTATTGAAGGTTTTAACTAA
- the clpP gene encoding ATP-dependent Clp endopeptidase proteolytic subunit ClpP: MDIKKEFRDFSVKHLGNNGLATDQYMGMYGPTNLTPYIMEERRLNVAQMDVFSRLMMDRIIFLGTGIDDQVANIVTAQLLFLESADPSKDIQIYINSPGGSVYAGLGIYDTMQIIKPNVATICTGIAASMGAVLLVAGEKGKRSALKHSRVMIHQPSGGAQGVASDMEINLREMLKLKKELYDIISEHSGQTYEWVEKASDRDYWMTSTEAKDFGMVDEVLQRSVEKK; this comes from the coding sequence ATGGACATTAAAAAAGAATTCAGAGATTTCTCTGTAAAGCATTTAGGAAACAACGGTTTAGCTACCGATCAGTATATGGGAATGTATGGTCCAACTAATCTTACGCCTTACATCATGGAAGAAAGAAGATTAAACGTTGCACAAATGGACGTTTTCTCTCGTTTGATGATGGACAGGATTATCTTCTTGGGAACAGGAATCGATGATCAGGTGGCTAATATTGTTACAGCACAGTTATTATTCTTAGAAAGTGCAGATCCTTCAAAAGATATTCAGATTTATATTAATTCTCCTGGCGGAAGTGTATATGCAGGGTTAGGAATTTATGACACAATGCAGATCATAAAGCCTAATGTAGCAACTATCTGTACTGGTATCGCTGCTTCTATGGGAGCTGTTCTGCTGGTAGCCGGAGAAAAAGGAAAACGTTCTGCTCTTAAACATTCAAGAGTAATGATCCACCAGCCTTCAGGAGGTGCACAAGGGGTTGCTTCTGATATGGAGATTAACTTGAGAGAGATGCTGAAACTGAAAAAAGAATTATATGACATTATTTCTGAACATTCAGGACAAACTTACGAGTGGGTAGAAAAAGCATCAGACAGAGATTACTGGATGACTTCTACAGAAGCAAAAGACTTCGGAATGGTAGATGAGGTTTTACAAAGATCAGTAGAGAAGAAATAA
- a CDS encoding TerB family tellurite resistance protein has protein sequence MHKSNKPIAGYHLLMILSSVDGEFAPEEGMLVQQYLADEFPFKMDLDNELETIALLQPEEWKNHFEFHANCFYDDSTAPERKKFAQFAKTLIKADNKVTDEEHTYYKHLKNIWKLD, from the coding sequence ATGCATAAATCAAATAAACCCATTGCCGGTTATCACTTATTAATGATTCTTTCCTCTGTAGACGGAGAATTTGCTCCAGAAGAAGGAATGCTTGTACAGCAGTATTTAGCGGATGAATTTCCATTTAAAATGGATCTGGATAATGAATTAGAAACTATCGCTTTATTGCAGCCCGAAGAATGGAAAAATCATTTTGAATTCCACGCCAACTGTTTCTACGATGACTCTACGGCACCGGAACGTAAAAAATTCGCCCAATTTGCTAAAACTTTAATAAAAGCGGATAATAAAGTGACTGATGAAGAACATACGTATTACAAGCATCTAAAGAATATCTGGAAATTAGATTAA
- a CDS encoding branched-chain amino acid transaminase — MYYNNETLVYFNGNFVKAKDAQTDLYGQSLHYGYSVFEGIKSYKTDEGTKIFKAEEHYDRLRRSAALMQIPFSYSTQELTDLTYQLLELNKLSDAYIRPLVICSPNMSLTKGKQSFLTLLTWEWDNGYLADKARIMTSSFQRPNPKAFLMEAKVGGHYVNSILASQEAKDKGYDEALVLDEKGNVAESSGANVFYEKDGMLYTPAKGSILPGITRNTVFEICKELNIPVKETFFKPDEMRGADAAFFCGTAAEIVALDSLDDVPFTKNWKDTASDKVQQAYQKLVRVRSL; from the coding sequence ATGTATTACAACAACGAAACCCTTGTTTATTTTAATGGAAATTTTGTAAAAGCAAAAGATGCACAGACTGATCTTTACGGACAGTCGCTTCACTACGGCTACTCTGTCTTTGAAGGAATTAAATCTTATAAAACAGATGAAGGCACAAAGATCTTTAAAGCAGAAGAACATTATGACCGCCTGCGGCGTTCGGCAGCATTAATGCAGATCCCGTTTTCTTATAGCACTCAGGAGCTTACAGATCTTACGTACCAGCTTTTAGAGCTGAATAAGCTTAGTGATGCTTATATCCGGCCGCTGGTTATCTGTTCGCCCAATATGTCTTTAACTAAAGGGAAACAATCCTTTCTCACTTTATTAACTTGGGAATGGGACAACGGATACTTAGCAGATAAAGCACGTATTATGACTTCAAGTTTTCAGAGGCCTAATCCTAAAGCTTTTTTAATGGAGGCTAAAGTAGGAGGACATTATGTGAATTCCATTTTAGCGAGCCAGGAAGCTAAAGATAAAGGTTATGATGAAGCTTTAGTATTAGATGAAAAAGGAAATGTAGCAGAAAGCTCTGGTGCCAATGTTTTCTATGAGAAAGACGGAATGCTTTACACCCCCGCGAAAGGAAGCATACTGCCAGGAATTACAAGAAATACAGTTTTTGAGATCTGTAAAGAATTGAATATTCCTGTAAAAGAAACATTCTTTAAACCTGATGAAATGCGTGGGGCTGATGCTGCTTTCTTTTGCGGTACTGCAGCTGAAATTGTAGCGTTGGATTCTTTGGATGATGTTCCTTTTACCAAAAACTGGAAAGATACAGCAAGTGACAAGGTGCAACAGGCTTATCAGAAACTGGTAAGAGTTCGGTCATTGTAA
- a CDS encoding HAD family hydrolase, giving the protein MKNFKRYFLLIIMPVFLTGAVIVSKKNIENEVLLSWNDTVVKKRIIDFVTETTTEGSDKFIPVSERIAVFDNDGTLWCEQPLYFEMQFSLESAEDIVKKQTALQKKSGMKMPASENKNSSEKNILEAFIISHTSVGLDLFDKMAKSWISTKIHPRFHKPYKELTYLPMVELLHYLQDHQFKTYIVSGGSSMFIRNFSREVYGIPEEQVIGTMFEAEYKEGTINLKPKLWLNDDKSGKPEAIYQIIGKKPVLAFGNSDGDYQMLEWISTNSLPHLSLILHHTDAKREYAYDNPSQIGELKQALADAPKKGWIVADMKKDFKKIFNFE; this is encoded by the coding sequence ATGAAAAACTTTAAAAGATACTTTCTGCTGATTATTATGCCTGTTTTTTTGACGGGTGCAGTAATAGTAAGTAAAAAAAATATAGAAAATGAGGTTCTATTATCATGGAATGATACTGTTGTAAAGAAAAGAATCATTGATTTTGTAACTGAAACTACAACGGAAGGGAGTGATAAATTTATTCCAGTGTCGGAAAGAATCGCAGTATTTGATAATGATGGTACCTTATGGTGCGAACAGCCACTGTATTTTGAAATGCAGTTTTCCTTAGAGTCTGCCGAAGATATTGTGAAAAAACAGACAGCGCTGCAGAAGAAATCCGGGATGAAAATGCCTGCTTCTGAAAACAAGAACAGCAGTGAAAAGAATATTCTTGAAGCATTTATTATCTCGCATACTTCGGTAGGACTAGACCTATTTGATAAAATGGCAAAGTCTTGGATTTCAACTAAAATACATCCTCGTTTTCATAAGCCATATAAGGAATTAACTTATCTTCCAATGGTAGAATTATTGCATTACCTTCAAGATCATCAGTTTAAAACTTACATTGTATCAGGAGGAAGCTCAATGTTCATAAGGAATTTTAGCAGAGAAGTTTACGGCATTCCTGAAGAGCAGGTTATAGGAACAATGTTTGAGGCAGAATATAAAGAGGGAACTATCAACCTGAAACCTAAATTATGGCTGAATGATGATAAATCTGGCAAGCCTGAAGCTATATACCAGATCATCGGTAAAAAGCCTGTTCTTGCATTCGGGAACTCAGATGGAGATTATCAGATGCTGGAATGGATCTCTACAAATTCTCTTCCTCATTTATCACTCATACTGCATCATACAGATGCCAAGCGTGAGTATGCATACGATAATCCCTCGCAGATAGGGGAACTCAAACAAGCTTTGGCTGACGCTCCTAAAAAAGGATGGATCGTTGCTGATATGAAAAAAGATTTTAAAAAGATATTTAATTTTGAGTAA
- a CDS encoding DUF1599 domain-containing protein, with product MSKTSIQFEKIINECRDLFSKKLQDYGAAWRVLRPSSITDQIYIKINRIRTLQMTDKKMVDESEEDEFTAIVNYSIIGLIQLEKGLSDDFNENKEEILSLYNKYAGEAQALMERKNHDYGEAWRDMRISSITDLIYQKVLRTKQIEDNQGKTIVSEGLDANYFDMLNYAVFCLIKFSEKENNFEPKTI from the coding sequence ATGTCAAAAACTTCAATACAGTTCGAGAAAATTATCAATGAATGCCGTGATCTTTTTAGTAAAAAATTACAGGATTATGGTGCAGCATGGAGAGTTCTGAGACCAAGCTCCATCACGGATCAGATTTATATCAAGATCAATAGAATCCGTACACTGCAGATGACTGATAAAAAAATGGTGGATGAAAGTGAAGAAGACGAGTTTACTGCTATTGTCAACTACTCTATTATTGGGCTTATCCAGCTGGAGAAGGGCCTTTCTGATGATTTTAACGAAAATAAAGAAGAAATTTTAAGCCTTTACAACAAATATGCTGGTGAAGCACAAGCTTTAATGGAAAGAAAAAACCATGATTACGGTGAGGCTTGGAGAGATATGAGAATTTCTTCCATTACAGATTTAATCTATCAAAAAGTCCTTAGAACAAAGCAGATTGAAGACAATCAGGGTAAAACTATTGTTTCTGAAGGGCTGGATGCCAACTATTTTGATATGCTGAATTACGCAGTTTTCTGCCTGATAAAATTCTCTGAAAAAGAAAATAATTTCGAACCAAAAACTATTTAA
- the dnaG gene encoding DNA primase has translation MISKQTIDKIFSTIRVEEIVGEYVQLKRAGSNYKGLSPFHDEKSPSFVVSPSKQIWKDFSTGKGGTAISFLMEIENFTYPEALRHAAKKYGIEIEEDQREYSEEAKNAQSERDLLYKIHEIANDYFQSSLWDSEEGKSIGFAYFKERELKDDIIKKFQLGYSPERKNAFTAFALEKGYTKEVLERSGLSIFPENSPAGVDRFRERVIFPIHSFSGRVLGFGARILKNNVKTAKYLNSPETEIYHKSNVLYGLNQSKQAISRKNICLLVEGYMDVISLHMSGIENVVASSGTSLTTEQIKLIKRLTENVTILFDGDNAGIKASFRSIDMLLTEGMNIRVLLFPEGDDPDSFARKHPQDYVEKFIEHEAMDFIDFKAEILLKEAGNDPIKKAEAIRNIVKSVGFVQNALKREVYLKEVSTKFGLSEQSLFNELDVQKQITQNHTQNVQQQHKENKVTKLEVVPKPEHEIDSVQFNIFHQENKLIDTMLMFGDMVLHRKNEKEEKYEITVIEEILHHFEEEQYEFQIETNKKIINSIKEGIEHDELRAGSFFITLMDADITLKVADALMHPNELSDWATRNIFPPNMGDHIAEEVEHNILIHKYYYIHFIIKKTTSEFEDYRDTNPERYFESIKKIMMLNEFSKQIIEKLGWSPVTKSPIKF, from the coding sequence ATGATTTCTAAACAGACCATAGATAAAATTTTCTCAACAATCCGAGTAGAAGAAATTGTTGGAGAATATGTGCAGTTGAAAAGAGCAGGGTCTAATTATAAGGGATTGAGTCCTTTCCATGATGAGAAATCCCCCAGTTTTGTAGTGTCGCCGAGTAAACAGATCTGGAAAGATTTTTCTACCGGAAAAGGAGGAACTGCGATTTCTTTTTTAATGGAGATTGAAAACTTCACTTATCCTGAAGCACTCCGCCACGCTGCAAAAAAATATGGAATTGAAATTGAAGAAGACCAGCGTGAGTATTCGGAAGAAGCTAAAAATGCACAATCTGAAAGAGATCTGCTGTATAAAATTCATGAAATTGCTAATGATTATTTCCAAAGCAGCCTTTGGGATTCTGAAGAAGGAAAAAGCATAGGATTTGCTTATTTTAAAGAACGTGAGCTTAAGGATGACATCATTAAAAAATTTCAGTTAGGGTACTCACCTGAAAGAAAAAACGCTTTTACAGCTTTTGCTTTAGAAAAAGGATATACTAAAGAGGTTTTGGAAAGATCGGGATTGTCAATTTTTCCTGAAAATTCACCTGCTGGAGTAGACCGTTTCCGTGAAAGAGTAATTTTTCCTATCCATAGTTTTTCTGGAAGGGTATTAGGTTTTGGAGCAAGAATTCTTAAAAATAATGTAAAGACTGCTAAATACCTTAATTCTCCTGAAACGGAAATTTATCATAAATCCAATGTTCTTTACGGCTTAAACCAAAGCAAGCAGGCGATCTCAAGAAAAAACATCTGTCTTTTGGTAGAAGGATATATGGATGTAATTTCCCTCCATATGTCCGGCATTGAAAATGTAGTGGCAAGTTCCGGAACTTCTTTAACCACAGAACAGATCAAGCTTATCAAAAGGCTTACTGAAAACGTGACGATCCTCTTCGATGGAGATAATGCAGGGATTAAAGCGAGTTTCCGAAGTATAGATATGCTCCTTACGGAAGGAATGAATATCCGTGTATTACTTTTTCCAGAAGGGGATGATCCGGATTCCTTTGCTAGAAAGCATCCGCAGGATTATGTGGAGAAATTCATTGAGCATGAAGCGATGGATTTCATTGATTTTAAAGCGGAAATTCTTTTAAAAGAGGCTGGAAACGATCCTATTAAAAAAGCTGAGGCTATCCGGAATATTGTAAAATCTGTCGGATTTGTACAGAATGCCTTGAAAAGAGAAGTATATCTTAAAGAGGTTTCTACTAAATTCGGACTTTCTGAGCAGAGTCTTTTCAATGAACTCGATGTTCAGAAACAGATCACTCAGAATCACACCCAGAATGTCCAGCAACAGCACAAAGAAAATAAGGTAACGAAATTAGAGGTTGTTCCAAAACCTGAACATGAGATCGATTCTGTACAGTTTAATATCTTTCATCAGGAAAATAAGCTGATCGACACCATGCTGATGTTTGGAGATATGGTGCTTCACAGGAAGAATGAGAAAGAAGAAAAATATGAAATTACCGTTATAGAAGAAATATTGCATCATTTCGAAGAAGAACAGTATGAATTTCAAATAGAAACCAATAAAAAGATCATTAATAGTATCAAAGAAGGTATTGAGCATGATGAGCTGCGTGCCGGAAGTTTTTTTATTACCTTAATGGATGCTGATATTACACTGAAAGTTGCTGATGCCTTGATGCACCCAAATGAATTGAGCGACTGGGCAACCAGAAATATATTTCCTCCGAATATGGGAGATCATATTGCTGAAGAAGTGGAACATAATATCTTAATCCACAAATACTATTACATCCATTTTATCATTAAAAAAACAACCTCCGAATTTGAGGATTACCGTGACACAAATCCGGAAAGATATTTCGAATCTATCAAGAAAATTATGATGCTGAACGAGTTTTCAAAGCAGATCATAGAAAAATTAGGCTGGTCTCCTGTGACAAAAAGTCCTATTAAATTTTAG
- a CDS encoding esterase-like activity of phytase family protein: MKKILLSVAVLAVFTACNNDENNSNQDINYSKLPQEFPFSKLATINGVDVINGGFGSGAAAHPTRKGEFYVITDRGPNTDYLNGKKFLTPNFTPTIMHFKINADGNIEVLKYIKLKNPSGQPITGLPNPVGMGSTGEIAYDAAGNVLGTDNYGLDSESIVAAADGTFWVSDEYGPHIVHYSADGIEMERISPIGVNTGTRKLPAVLAKRRANRGMEGLCITPDGKTLVGTIQSTMYVPTKVLATNTTLTRIVTFDIATGQTKQYLYKQDGGASDSVCDITALSNTEFLVIERDGNFGSQGGLKKVYRISLAGASDVNGTDLAAVDGMKINGKALEQSTWNEITAAGLKTVSKTLAVDLVAKLGYEHDKFEGIVYLGNNKLAVFNDDDFGVVDDGNGNPKAKILPKTGKVDKGTMYVVDIQ, translated from the coding sequence ATGAAAAAAATATTATTATCTGTAGCTGTACTAGCAGTTTTCACAGCCTGTAACAATGATGAAAACAACAGTAATCAAGATATTAATTATTCTAAGCTCCCGCAGGAGTTTCCGTTTTCAAAATTAGCAACTATAAACGGAGTTGATGTGATCAATGGAGGCTTTGGCTCTGGAGCGGCAGCACATCCTACTAGAAAAGGAGAGTTCTATGTAATTACAGACAGAGGTCCGAACACAGACTATCTCAATGGCAAAAAATTCTTAACTCCGAATTTCACCCCTACCATTATGCATTTTAAAATAAATGCTGACGGGAATATTGAAGTTCTTAAATATATTAAACTAAAAAATCCTTCGGGACAGCCGATAACAGGTCTTCCAAATCCTGTAGGAATGGGAAGTACAGGAGAAATTGCATATGATGCAGCTGGAAATGTACTGGGAACCGATAACTACGGTTTAGACAGCGAAAGTATAGTAGCTGCCGCGGATGGTACATTCTGGGTTTCTGACGAATACGGCCCGCACATTGTCCATTACAGTGCAGACGGAATAGAAATGGAAAGAATAAGCCCGATAGGAGTAAATACAGGAACAAGAAAACTACCTGCTGTTTTAGCAAAAAGAAGAGCAAACAGAGGAATGGAAGGACTTTGTATAACTCCCGATGGAAAGACACTGGTAGGAACAATACAGTCTACCATGTATGTCCCGACTAAAGTTTTAGCTACTAATACTACTTTGACAAGAATTGTCACTTTTGATATTGCTACAGGGCAGACAAAACAATATTTATATAAACAGGACGGTGGTGCTTCAGATTCTGTATGCGATATTACGGCTCTTAGTAATACTGAGTTTTTAGTGATTGAAAGAGATGGGAATTTTGGTTCTCAGGGAGGACTTAAAAAAGTATATCGTATCAGTCTTGCAGGAGCTTCAGACGTAAATGGAACTGATCTTGCTGCCGTAGACGGAATGAAAATAAACGGAAAAGCTTTGGAACAATCTACTTGGAATGAAATTACAGCAGCAGGATTAAAAACTGTTTCTAAAACCTTAGCAGTAGATTTAGTAGCAAAACTTGGCTATGAACATGATAAATTTGAGGGAATTGTGTATTTAGGAAATAATAAACTTGCTGTTTTCAATGATGATGATTTTGGAGTCGTTGATGACGGTAATGGAAATCCGAAAGCTAAAATTCTTCCTAAAACAGGAAAAGTAGATAAAGGAACGATGTATGTAGTCGATATTCAATAA
- a CDS encoding BT_3928 family protein encodes MIKGLLRLLIAVIFIMSGFVKAVDLVGFSFKMEEYFSPAVFNMPFLEKFALLFSIIVVVLELFLGFMLLIKLKLKFTLSALTALCIFFGFLTFYSAFYNVVTDCGCFGDAVKFTPWQSFIKDIVLLAGLIILFILYRKEFVKRDEYSSSKKDSPSKFKYYILGVFSLIMIYIMAQGIMHEPLIDFRDYKIGTDIKTEKQKINKNPSEYKTFYSLKNQKTGEVLKVNQDDYIKETKYWAEGSPWKIEEGKNESVVVKEGYKSEIVKFKIEDPTGLELTDEIISAPKAILVFSYHPKEVSKELLQQVEAKVNAQKGAVIYGVSTDPNTFKTIKNAMMDGTAIKTIARSNPFVLLLQNGKIVDKQPAKDYIK; translated from the coding sequence ATGATCAAAGGTTTATTACGTCTCCTTATTGCCGTTATTTTCATTATGTCCGGCTTTGTGAAAGCGGTAGATTTAGTAGGATTTTCTTTTAAAATGGAAGAATACTTTTCGCCTGCAGTTTTCAACATGCCGTTTTTGGAGAAATTTGCTTTACTATTTTCGATTATCGTAGTGGTACTGGAGCTCTTCCTTGGATTTATGCTTTTAATTAAGCTAAAACTTAAATTCACTCTTTCAGCGCTGACCGCTCTTTGTATATTCTTCGGTTTTCTGACGTTCTATTCTGCCTTTTATAATGTAGTGACAGACTGCGGATGTTTTGGAGATGCTGTGAAATTTACGCCTTGGCAGAGCTTTATTAAAGATATTGTTCTGTTGGCCGGTTTGATCATTCTGTTCATATTGTATAGAAAAGAATTTGTAAAAAGAGACGAATACAGCAGCAGTAAAAAAGATTCACCAAGTAAATTTAAATATTATATTCTTGGGGTATTTTCTTTGATCATGATCTATATTATGGCGCAGGGAATTATGCATGAGCCTTTAATTGATTTCCGTGATTACAAGATAGGAACTGATATTAAAACTGAAAAACAAAAAATCAATAAAAATCCGTCTGAATACAAAACTTTTTATTCTCTTAAAAATCAAAAAACAGGAGAGGTTTTAAAAGTAAATCAGGACGATTATATCAAAGAAACAAAATATTGGGCAGAAGGTTCTCCCTGGAAAATTGAGGAAGGCAAAAATGAATCTGTTGTCGTAAAAGAAGGCTATAAGTCTGAGATCGTTAAATTTAAAATTGAAGATCCTACAGGTCTTGAGCTTACAGATGAGATCATCAGTGCTCCCAAAGCAATTTTGGTTTTCTCTTATCATCCTAAAGAAGTTTCTAAAGAACTGCTTCAACAAGTTGAGGCTAAAGTAAATGCTCAGAAAGGAGCAGTTATTTATGGTGTTTCCACGGATCCCAATACCTTCAAAACCATTAAAAATGCAATGATGGACGGAACCGCTATCAAAACTATTGCAAGAAGCAACCCGTTTGTACTGTTACTTCAAAACGGAAAAATTGTAGACAAACAGCCAGCTAAAGATTATATTAAATAA